Below is a genomic region from Posidoniimonas corsicana.
CGGAGAACCAGGACCGCATCACCGACGATGTCTGGATCACCCGCGCCAACACCCGGGGCTTCTACAACGCGGCCTCGGAGAGTTTCCAGGACAACGCCAGCCCGGCGGGCACCGAGTGGGCACTGGGCACGACCGCCGACCTGGGGTCGCTCACGTTCAGCACCTGGCTCGACCTGTTCGGACTGGGAGGTCCTTTCGGCGGACCTCCGAGCTCGGTTGGGAAGGACTTCGTGCTGCACCTGACGGCGGAGGACATCTACATCGATCTCCGGATCGACGACTGGGGAGTTGGCTCCAGCGCCGGCGGCAGCTTCGCCTACACCCGCTCGACCGGTGTGCCGGAGCCG
It encodes:
- a CDS encoding PEP-CTERM sorting domain-containing protein, producing the protein MTHSTRVSAALLAGCLFCHSAAFGQTIWDGPSLSFSKASFADPTLAENQDRITDDVWITRANTRGFYNAASESFQDNASPAGTEWALGTTADLGSLTFSTWLDLFGLGGPFGGPPSSVGKDFVLHLTAEDIYIDLRIDDWGVGSSAGGSFAYTRSTGVPEPASLGLALAAAGAVCCRRRRR